The Medicago truncatula cultivar Jemalong A17 chromosome 4, MtrunA17r5.0-ANR, whole genome shotgun sequence genome includes a region encoding these proteins:
- the LOC11446228 gene encoding uncharacterized protein produces MAEPTEAPFRPREKLIERQKYFQHMRNHTHLKGPYDKITSVAIPLALTAASLFMIGRGIYNMSHGIGKKE; encoded by the exons ATGGCAGAACCAACAGAAGCACCATTCAGACCACGAGAGAAGCTTATTGAGAGGCAAAAATATTTCCAGCATATGCGTAACCATACTCACTTGAAAGGGCCCTATGATAAGATTACGTCTGTTGCAATACCACTTGCTTTGACCGCAGCTTCACTTTTTATGATT GGACGAGGGATCTATAATATGTCGCATGGAATAGGAAAGAAGGAATGA